A window of Antricoccus suffuscus genomic DNA:
ATGTCGCCGGGGTTGAGCGCCATCGTCGCCACCTGGTAAAGCAGCGGCTGGAACGTCGAATACGTACGTCGGTCGATCAACGTCACGTCGACGTCGGCGCGTCGTAATGCGCGTACGGCGCTCAGCCCGCCGAACCCGCCGCCGATGACAACAACGTGCGGACGCTTGCTCGGAATCGTTTCGCGCTCAGCCATGCACCCTGCTTACCATCATCGGCCCCCGGAGCGCGATAGTAGGAGAGAATCGGGGGCATGGACGACGCGACGCCGAAGACCAGATTCGAAATCAGCCGCACCGGGGACAGCCTCGAGGACTACGCACAGCGGTTCATCGGCGGCTACGAATCGGGCGAGGACCTGTACGGCGAAGCCCGGTTTGTCGACGCGATGGCGAAGCGTGGCTCGCGGGTCCTCGACGCGGGTTGCGGCACCGGGCGGATGGCCGGTCAGCTCTCGAAGCTCGGTCATGATGCGATAGGGGTGGACCGCAGCGCCCGGCTTCTGGAGGTTGCGCGGAAGTACTTCGCGGACACGACGTACGTCGAAGCGGACCTGCTGACCGTCAGCGGCCAGGAACTCGGCGGCGGGAAGTTTGACATCATCGCGGCCGCCGGCAACGTCGTACCGTGCCTGGCACCGGACACCGAACGCGACGTGCTCGCCAACCTCGTCTCGCTGTTGGTCCCGGACGGCCGGCTCGTGCTCGGTTTCAAGACCGATCGCGAATACTCATTGGCTCAGCTCGATGCGGACAGCCACGCGCTCAGTCTGACGGAGGTGGCGCGATTCAGCGATTGGCAACTGGGCAAGTGGTACGACGAGTCCGGCTGGATCAGCGTCATTCTGCAAGCAGGCTAGGCGTTGGAACATGGAGGGAACACCATGAGCGACACCAAAGAGTTCAAGCGGGACAGCAACTACATCAGCGACCGGATTACGGTCGACGGTCGGGACGGATGGCCGGTCGAGCCAGGTCGCTACCGGCTGGTCGTCGCGCGCGCCTGCCCCTGGGCCAATCGCGCGGTGATGGTACGTCGACTGCTCGGGCTCGAAAACGTGATCAGCATGGGCATGTGCGGGCCGACCCACGACGAGCGGAGCTGGACGTTCGACCTCGACCCAGGCGGCAAAGACCCGGTCCTCGGCATCGAACGGTTGCAGCAGGCGTTCTTCGCCCGCGACCCTGACTACCCGCGTGGGATCACGGTCCCGGCCATGGTCGACGTACCCACCGGCAAGGTCGTGACCAACGACTTCGCGCAGATGACGCTCGACTTCGGCTCGGAATGGCGTGAGTTCCAGCGGAAGGGGGCGCCCGACCTCTATCCCGAGGCGCTGCGCGCCGAGATGGACGAGGTGATGCAGCGGGTCTTCACCGAGGTCAACAACGGCGTCTACCGCTGCGGTTTCGCTGGCTCGCAGGACGCGTACGAAGCGGCGTACGACCGGCTGTTCGACACGCTGGAGTGGCTCGAAAAGCGCCTCGCGACCCGGCGCTACCTGATGGGCGAGTCGATCACCGAGGCCGACGTACGGCTATGGTCGACGCTCGCCCGGTTCGATGCGGTCTATCACGGGCACTTCAAGTGCAACCGCCAGAAACTCACCGAGATGCCGGTCCTCTGGGCCTACGCCCGCGACTTGTTCCAGACGCCCGGCTTCGGCGACACGATCGACTTCCCGCAGATCAAAGAGCACTACTACGTCGTACACACCAACGTGAACCCGACGCAGATCATCCCGAAAGGCCCCGACCTCGCCGGCTGGATCACGCCACATGGGCGCGAGTCGCTTGGCGGGCGACCGTTCGGGGACGGTACGCCGCCCGGCCCGGTCCCCGAGGGCGAGCGAGTTCCCGCCGACCACACCCCGCTGACCAACGGATCGGCGGCGAACGCGCAGCCGGTCGCCTCCTTCGTCACCAATCCGGACGGTTCCACTCGGCCGTGGGACGGCAGCTGACCGGCGTGGCGCCGTACCTAAACACCGCCGTACTTAAATAAACACCGCCGTACCTAAATAAGGTCGTCCGAATCGGCGACTATCGCGACCACTACGTATGGCCTCCCGCCGAAATCGCGTGAAACCGGCGCGAGGGTGCGGTGAAACCGGCGGCGGGCACTCTCAGTGTCATGACTACAGACACCATGACCCCGCTGCCCGCCGTGACCCGGCCGGGGACCGAGACCGCCGTTCTCACTGAGGGCCTCGTCAAGACTTTCGGCGACAACCGCGCGGTCGACCACATCGACCTGCAGGTAAATGCCGGCGAGATCTTCGGCGTCCTCGGACCCAACGGCGCAGGCAAGACCACCGTGCTGAGCATGCTCGCGACCCTGCTCAAGATTGACAGCGGCAAGGCCGAGATCTTCGGCGTCGACGTACGCCGCCAGCCCCATGTCGTGCGTCAGCTCGTCGGAGTGACCGGGCAGTATGCCTCGGTCGACGAAAACCTCACCGCGATCGAGAACCTCTGGATGTTCGGGCGGCTGCAAGGCCTCAGCTCGGCAGCGTCGCGTCGTACGGCGAACGAGCTGCTCGGCCAGTTCGGACTCGAAGAGGCGGCCAAGCGGCCGATCTCGCAGTTCTCCGGTGGCATGCGCCGCCGTCTCGACCTCGCGGCCAGCCTCATCACCCGGCCACCGCTGATCTTCCTCGACGAGCCGACAACCGGACTCGACCCTCGCACCCGCGGGCAGATGTGGGTCACCATCCGTGAGCTCGTGAAAGGCGGCTCCACGGTCCTGCTGACGACGCAGTACCTCGACGAGGCCGACCAGCTCGCCGGGCGGATCGCGGTGATCGACAAGGGTAAGAAGGTCGCCGAGGGCACCCCCGACGAACTCAAGACCTCGGTCGGCTCCTCGACGTTGCAGGTGGTGCTCTCTAACCCTGACGAGATCGCCGCCGCGATGGACCTCGTACGTCGGCTACTTAGCGAAGACCCCGTACTTAGTCCCGAAAACGCGCGCATCAACGTCGCTCTCGACAACGCCGACCAAGCGGCCGACGTACTCATCGGGCTGCGCAGCTCCAACATTTCGATCGCGTCGGTCAACGTGCAGAAACCCAGCCTCGACGAGGTGTTCCTTGCGCTGACCGGTCACGACACCGCCGAGCCCACAGACGCCGGCAGCACCGTCGCCGATAACACCGGCTCCCATAACGCCGGCTCCCATAACACCCAGGAGGTGAACCGATGACTACCCTCATCGCCGAACCAACCGCGACGGTCGCGATCGACCGCGTCGCCCAAACCAAACCCCATGTCACACTGCGCGAGACGTTCAGCCAAATAATGACCATGGCCTGGCGGGCCACGAAGAAGATGCGCCGCAACCCGGAGCAGTTCTTCGACGTCACCGTCCAGCCGCTGCTGTTTACCGCGATGTTCGCCTACATCTTCGGTGGCGCGATCAGTGGTGACGTGCAGAGCTACCTGCCGCTGATCATCCCGGGCATCCTCGCGCAGACCGCGCTCACCTCGTCCATGGCCACCGGCGTACAACTACGCGAGGACATGGACAAGGGAGTCTTCGACCGGTTCAAGTCACTGCCGATCGCGCGGATAGCGCCGCTGGCCGGGCCGATGGTCGCGGACCTGCTGCGCTACGCGCTCGCGACCACGCTCACTTTCGTGATGGGCTTCATCATGGGTTATCGCCCCGGCGGCGGCGTGCTCGGCGTCCTCGCCGGCGGTCTGCTGGTCGTCATCACCGGCTGGTCGCTCGCCTGGGTCTTCACCTGGGTCGGCACGATCGCCCGCTCCGCCCAAAGCGTCCAGGGCATCTCGATGATGATCATGTTCCCGCTGACGTTCCTGTCCAACGCGTTCGTGCCAGTGAGCTCGCTGCCTGGTTGGCTGGCCGCCTTCGTCAAGGTCAACCCCGTCTCGCACGTCGTAACTGCCGTGCGCGACTTGGCCAACACCGGCACCGTGACCGGTCAGGTTGGGTGGGCATTGGTGGGATGCGCTGCGATGGTGGCGATCTTCGCGCCGCTGTCCTTGCGTAGCTATCAGCGCAAGATGTAGCTCAGCCGAGCAGTTTCGTGAGGAACTGCTGCGCCTCCCCGCGCAGGTCGGCGCCGCGGCGATCGCCGTACTCCTCCTGCAACTTATCCAGCAACCCCGGTGCGATTCTTTCGGCCGGGGTTGCGGCGTTGTCCCATGCCATCGTGGGGGTCAGCCTGCTGTAACCGAAGCGGTCGGCGAGCACGATCAGGCGGATCGCGTCGGGTGCCGGCAGCGCGTCGCGCAAGAGTCCCCACAGACCGATCGCGAACAGCACCAGTCCCGTGACCGGGTAGTCAAGGAAGTTGCGTGGCGGATCCAGTTCGCTGTTTATGGCGAGGGGTGCCTTTGATCGCAATAGGTTCCAAAGGTCGGCGCCATCTTCGCCGGTGCCGTACAGCGCGTACGCCGCAAGACCGGCCGACTCCGCGAACAGCAGCCACGGCTCCTGGCCGCTGGGCTCCTCCAGCCCGGGAAACCGCAGTTGGCGGGACTGCGCGATGTTGGCACGGTGCAGCTCGAGCCCGGCCTCAGAGTTGCCGCGAAGCAGCGCGAGCTCGGCCTGGCCGATAGTGACCGGAAGGTTGCCGCCGAAACCGACCTTCGACCAATCGATGCGGGTCACCTCGTCGTACATCCGCTCGGCCTCGTCGTACTCGCCGTTTAGCATGGCCGCGACGGCGAGTATGGAGCGGCATTGAACCGCATCGTCCATGCTGCCCAGCCGATCGAGCACCGGAACGGCGAGTCGCGCGTGGCTCGCGGCCTCATCAAATTGCCCGAGCTGCGAGTGCCACTGCGCGAGCTGGGTACGCAAGATCGCCCGCCCCCATGGCCCGTCCTCGTCGCGGCGCAGCGCCAGCGCGCGCGTCGCCGCGTCAACAGCGCCTCGCGCGTCGCCGGCGTTCTCGAGAGTGTGTCCCAGGTAGAGCAGGGCCTGGATCGCGACGTGCCGGTCCGGGTCGTCGCACATCCGGACGATCTGGGCGAGAGACTCCGCGTGATCACCG
This region includes:
- a CDS encoding class I SAM-dependent methyltransferase — translated: MDDATPKTRFEISRTGDSLEDYAQRFIGGYESGEDLYGEARFVDAMAKRGSRVLDAGCGTGRMAGQLSKLGHDAIGVDRSARLLEVARKYFADTTYVEADLLTVSGQELGGGKFDIIAAAGNVVPCLAPDTERDVLANLVSLLVPDGRLVLGFKTDREYSLAQLDADSHALSLTEVARFSDWQLGKWYDESGWISVILQAG
- a CDS encoding glutathione S-transferase family protein, with the translated sequence MSDTKEFKRDSNYISDRITVDGRDGWPVEPGRYRLVVARACPWANRAVMVRRLLGLENVISMGMCGPTHDERSWTFDLDPGGKDPVLGIERLQQAFFARDPDYPRGITVPAMVDVPTGKVVTNDFAQMTLDFGSEWREFQRKGAPDLYPEALRAEMDEVMQRVFTEVNNGVYRCGFAGSQDAYEAAYDRLFDTLEWLEKRLATRRYLMGESITEADVRLWSTLARFDAVYHGHFKCNRQKLTEMPVLWAYARDLFQTPGFGDTIDFPQIKEHYYVVHTNVNPTQIIPKGPDLAGWITPHGRESLGGRPFGDGTPPGPVPEGERVPADHTPLTNGSAANAQPVASFVTNPDGSTRPWDGS
- a CDS encoding ATP-binding cassette domain-containing protein, with translation MTTDTMTPLPAVTRPGTETAVLTEGLVKTFGDNRAVDHIDLQVNAGEIFGVLGPNGAGKTTVLSMLATLLKIDSGKAEIFGVDVRRQPHVVRQLVGVTGQYASVDENLTAIENLWMFGRLQGLSSAASRRTANELLGQFGLEEAAKRPISQFSGGMRRRLDLAASLITRPPLIFLDEPTTGLDPRTRGQMWVTIRELVKGGSTVLLTTQYLDEADQLAGRIAVIDKGKKVAEGTPDELKTSVGSSTLQVVLSNPDEIAAAMDLVRRLLSEDPVLSPENARINVALDNADQAADVLIGLRSSNISIASVNVQKPSLDEVFLALTGHDTAEPTDAGSTVADNTGSHNAGSHNTQEVNR
- a CDS encoding ABC transporter permease, translated to MTTLIAEPTATVAIDRVAQTKPHVTLRETFSQIMTMAWRATKKMRRNPEQFFDVTVQPLLFTAMFAYIFGGAISGDVQSYLPLIIPGILAQTALTSSMATGVQLREDMDKGVFDRFKSLPIARIAPLAGPMVADLLRYALATTLTFVMGFIMGYRPGGGVLGVLAGGLLVVITGWSLAWVFTWVGTIARSAQSVQGISMMIMFPLTFLSNAFVPVSSLPGWLAAFVKVNPVSHVVTAVRDLANTGTVTGQVGWALVGCAAMVAIFAPLSLRSYQRKM